The following coding sequences lie in one Oryctolagus cuniculus chromosome 7, mOryCun1.1, whole genome shotgun sequence genomic window:
- the F11R gene encoding junctional adhesion molecule A isoform X1, with amino-acid sequence MGTKAGAWRKQLLLFTSAVLCSLALGKGTVYTSEPEVRVAENNPAKLPCTYSGFSNPRVEWKFVQGTTTSLVCYNSKITASYEDRVTFSPSGITFRSVTRKDTGTYTCMVSEDDGNNYGEVTIQLTVLVPPSKPTVNIPSSATIGNRVVLTCSEQDGSPPSEYTWFKDGMLMPTDPKNNRAFINSSYTLNQKSGELVFDPLSAFDTGEYSCQAQNGFGTPVMSNAVRMEAVELNVGGIVAAVLVTLILLGVLIAGIWFAYSRGYFDRPPARR; translated from the exons GTTCACTGGCGCTGGGCAAGGGGACAGTCTACACTTCGGAACctgaagtcagagttgcagagaataATC CGGCAAAGTTGCCCTGCACTTACTCTGGCTTCTCCAATCCCCGTGTGGAGTGGAAGTTTGTCCAAGGTACAACCACCAGCCTTGTCTGCTATAACAGCAAGATCACAG CTTCCTATGAGGATCGAGTCACCTTCTCACCGAGCGGCATCACCTTCCGTTCCGTGACTCGGAAAGACACTGGGACGTACACATGCATGGTCTCTGAGGACGACGGCAACAACTATGGGGAGGTCACCATCCAGCTCACTGTGCTTG tgCCTCCATCCAAGCCTACAGTCAACATTCCCTCCTCCGCCACCATTGGGAACCGGGTGGTACTGACCTGCTCAGAACAAGATGGTTCCCCGCCCTCTGAATACACCTGGTTCAAggatgggatgctgatgcctaCAGATCCCAAGAACAACCGTGCCTTCATCAACTCTTCCTATACTCTGAACCAAAAGTCAGGGGAGCTG GTCTTTGATCCCTTGTCAGCCTTTGATACTGGAGAATACAGCTGTCAGGCACAGAATGGATTCGGGACACCGGTGATGTCAAATGCTGTGCGCATGGAAGCTG TGGAGCTGAATGTAGGGGGCATTGTGGCTGCTGTCCTGGTCACGCTGATTCTCCTTGGAGTCTTGATCGCAGGCATCTGGTTTGCCTATAGCCGAGGCTACTTTGACA GACCTCCAGCAAGAAGGTGA
- the F11R gene encoding junctional adhesion molecule A isoform X2, protein MGTKAGAWRKQLLLFTSAVLCSLALGKGTVYTSEPEVRVAENNPAKLPCTYSGFSNPRVEWKFVQGTTTSLVCYNSKITASYEDRVTFSPSGITFRSVTRKDTGTYTCMVSEDDGNNYGEVTIQLTVLVPPSKPTVNIPSSATIGNRVVLTCSEQDGSPPSEYTWFKDGMLMPTDPKNNRAFINSSYTLNQKSGELVFDPLSAFDTGEYSCQAQNGFGTPVMSNAVRMEAVELNVGGIVAAVLVTLILLGVLIAGIWFAYSRGYFDRTKKGTSSKKVIYSQPTARSDGEFKQTSSFLV, encoded by the exons GTTCACTGGCGCTGGGCAAGGGGACAGTCTACACTTCGGAACctgaagtcagagttgcagagaataATC CGGCAAAGTTGCCCTGCACTTACTCTGGCTTCTCCAATCCCCGTGTGGAGTGGAAGTTTGTCCAAGGTACAACCACCAGCCTTGTCTGCTATAACAGCAAGATCACAG CTTCCTATGAGGATCGAGTCACCTTCTCACCGAGCGGCATCACCTTCCGTTCCGTGACTCGGAAAGACACTGGGACGTACACATGCATGGTCTCTGAGGACGACGGCAACAACTATGGGGAGGTCACCATCCAGCTCACTGTGCTTG tgCCTCCATCCAAGCCTACAGTCAACATTCCCTCCTCCGCCACCATTGGGAACCGGGTGGTACTGACCTGCTCAGAACAAGATGGTTCCCCGCCCTCTGAATACACCTGGTTCAAggatgggatgctgatgcctaCAGATCCCAAGAACAACCGTGCCTTCATCAACTCTTCCTATACTCTGAACCAAAAGTCAGGGGAGCTG GTCTTTGATCCCTTGTCAGCCTTTGATACTGGAGAATACAGCTGTCAGGCACAGAATGGATTCGGGACACCGGTGATGTCAAATGCTGTGCGCATGGAAGCTG TGGAGCTGAATGTAGGGGGCATTGTGGCTGCTGTCCTGGTCACGCTGATTCTCCTTGGAGTCTTGATCGCAGGCATCTGGTTTGCCTATAGCCGAGGCTACTTTGACA gaACAAAGAAAGG GACCTCCAGCAAGAAGGTGATCTACAGCCAGCCCACTGCTAGAAGTGAC ggcGAATTCAAACAGACCTCGTCATTCCTGGTGTGA